A genomic segment from Peromyscus maniculatus bairdii isolate BWxNUB_F1_BW_parent chromosome 11, HU_Pman_BW_mat_3.1, whole genome shotgun sequence encodes:
- the Dedd gene encoding death effector domain-containing protein → MAGLKRRASQVWPEEHGEQEHGLYSLHRMFDIVGTHLTHRDVRVLSFLFVDVIDDHERGLIRNGRDFLLALERQGRCDETNFRQVLQLLRIITRHDLLPYVTLKKRRAVCPDLVDKYLEETSIRYVTPRALSDPEPRPPQPSKTVPPHYPVVCCPTSGSQMCSKRPARGRATLGSQRKRRKSVTPDPKEKQTCDIRLRVRAEYCQHETALQGNVFSNKQDPLERQFERFNQANTILKSRDLGSIICDIKFSELTYLDAFWRDYINGSLLEALKGVFITDSLKQAVGHEAIKLLVNVDEEDYELGRQKLLRNLMLQALP, encoded by the exons ATGGCGGGCCTGAAGCGGCGGGCAAGCCAGGTGTGGCCCGAAGAGCATGGTGAGCAGGAACATGGGCTCTACAGCCTCCACCGTATGTTCGACATCGTGGGCACCCACCTAACGCACAGAGATGTTCGtgtgctttctttcctcttcgTTGATGTTATTGATGACCATGAGCGGGGACTCATCCGAAATGGACGTGACTTCTTACTGGCACTGGAGCGCCAAGGCCGCTGTGATGAGACTAACTTTCGCCAGGTGCTGCAGCTGCTGCGCATCATCACTCGCCATGACTTGCTGCCCTACGTTACTCTCAAGAAGAGACGGGCTG TGTGCCCTGATCTTGTAGACAAGTATCTGGAGGAAACATCAATTCGCTATGTGACCCCCAGAGCCCTCAGTGATCCAGAGCCGAGGCCTCCCCAGCCCTCTAAAACAG TGCCTCCCCACTATCCTGTGGTGTGCTGCCCCACTTCAGGTTCTCAGATGTGTAGTAAGCGGCCAGCCCGAGGGAGAGCCACACTTGGGAGCCAGCGAAAACGCCGGAAGTCGGTGACCCCAGACCCCAAGGAAAAGCAGACATGTG ACATCAGGCTTCGAGTCCGGGCGGAATACTGCCAGCATGAGACTGCTCTGCAAGGCAATGTCTTCTCCAATAAGCAGGACCCACTTGAGCGCCAGTTTGAGCGCTTTAACCAGGCCAACACTATCCTCAAGTCCCGGGACCTGGGCTCCATCATCTGTGACATCAAGTTCTCTGAGCTCACCTACCTCGACGCATTCTGGCGCGACTATATCAATGGCTCGTTATTAGAGGCACTGAAAGGTGTCTTCATCACAGACTCTCTCAAGCAAGCTGTGGGCCATGAAGCCATCAAGCTGCTGGTGAACGTGGATGAGGAGGACTATGAGCTGGGCCGACAGAAACTCCTGAGGAACTTGATGCTGCAAGCATTGCCCTGA
- the Nit1 gene encoding deaminated glutathione amidase isoform X2 produces the protein MLGFITRPPRQLLSLLCTGHRLPRISVLCTQPRPRAMAVSSSTSWELPLVAVCQVTSTPNKQENFKTCAELVREAARLGACLAFLPEAFDFIARNPAETLRLSEPLDGDLLGRYSQLARECGIWLSLGGFHERGQDWEQTQKIYNCHVLLNNEGLVVASYRKTHLCDVEIPGQGPMRESNSTMPGRTLEPPVSTPAGKVGLAICYDMRFPELSLKLAEAGAEILTYPSAFGSVTGPAHWEVLLRARAIDSQCYVIAAAQCGRHHETRASHGHSMVVDPWGTVVARCSEGPGLCLARIDLNFLQQMRQHLPVFQHRRPDLYGSLGPLS, from the exons AT GCTGGGCTTCATCACCAGGCCGCCTCGCCAGCTCCTGTCCCTTCTGTGTACCGGACACCGATTACCTCGAATCTCAGTACTTTGTACTCAGCCCAG GCCCAGAGCCATGGCGGTGTCCTCATCAACTTCCTGGGAGCTGCCCCTGGTGGCTGTGTGCCAGGTAACATCAACACCAAACAAGCAAGAGAACTTTAAAACATGTGCTGAGCTGGTTCGAGAGGCGGCCAGACTGGGTGCTTGCCTGGCTTTCCTGCCTGAGGCATTTGACTTCATTGCACGAAATCCTGCCGAGACATTACGACTGTCTGAGCCACTGGATGGGGACCTTTTGGGACGATATAGCCAGCTTGCCAG ggaATGTGGAATCTGGCTGTCCTTGGGTGGCTTCCATGAGCGTGGCCAAGACTGGGAGCAGACTCAGAAAATCTACAATTGTCATGTGCTTCTGAACAACGAGG GACTAGTAGTGGCCAGTTACAGGAAGACACATCTATGCGATGTAGAGATCCCAGGTCAGGGGCCTATGCGGGAAAGCAACTCTACCATGCCTGGACGAACTCTTGAGCCACCCGTCAGCACACCAGCAGGCAAG GTCGGTCTAGCAATCTGTTATGACATGCGGTTCCCTGAACTTTCTCTGAAATTGGCTGAAGCTGGGGCAGAAATACTTACTTATCCTTCAGCCTTTGGGTCTGTTACAGGCCCCGCCCACTGGGAG GTGTTGCTGCGGGCCCGTGCCATTGACTCTCAGTGTTACGTAATAGCAGCAGCACAGTGCGGACGCCACCACGAGACAAGAGCAAGCCACGGCCACAGCATGGTGGTAGACCCCTGGGGTACAGTGGTGGCCCGCTGCTCTGAGGGACCAGGCCTCTGCCTTGCCCGAATCGACCTCAACTTTCTGCAACAGATGCGCCAACACCTGCCTGTGTTCCAGCACCGTCGACCTGACCTGTACGGCAGCCTGGGTCCGCTGTCTTAA
- the Nit1 gene encoding deaminated glutathione amidase isoform X3, translating to MAVSSSTSWELPLVAVCQVTSTPNKQENFKTCAELVREAARLGACLAFLPEAFDFIARNPAETLRLSEPLDGDLLGRYSQLARECGIWLSLGGFHERGQDWEQTQKIYNCHVLLNNEGLVVASYRKTHLCDVEIPGQGPMRESNSTMPGRTLEPPVSTPAGKVGLAICYDMRFPELSLKLAEAGAEILTYPSAFGSVTGPAHWEVLLRARAIDSQCYVIAAAQCGRHHETRASHGHSMVVDPWGTVVARCSEGPGLCLARIDLNFLQQMRQHLPVFQHRRPDLYGSLGPLS from the exons ATGGCGGTGTCCTCATCAACTTCCTGGGAGCTGCCCCTGGTGGCTGTGTGCCAGGTAACATCAACACCAAACAAGCAAGAGAACTTTAAAACATGTGCTGAGCTGGTTCGAGAGGCGGCCAGACTGGGTGCTTGCCTGGCTTTCCTGCCTGAGGCATTTGACTTCATTGCACGAAATCCTGCCGAGACATTACGACTGTCTGAGCCACTGGATGGGGACCTTTTGGGACGATATAGCCAGCTTGCCAG ggaATGTGGAATCTGGCTGTCCTTGGGTGGCTTCCATGAGCGTGGCCAAGACTGGGAGCAGACTCAGAAAATCTACAATTGTCATGTGCTTCTGAACAACGAGG GACTAGTAGTGGCCAGTTACAGGAAGACACATCTATGCGATGTAGAGATCCCAGGTCAGGGGCCTATGCGGGAAAGCAACTCTACCATGCCTGGACGAACTCTTGAGCCACCCGTCAGCACACCAGCAGGCAAG GTCGGTCTAGCAATCTGTTATGACATGCGGTTCCCTGAACTTTCTCTGAAATTGGCTGAAGCTGGGGCAGAAATACTTACTTATCCTTCAGCCTTTGGGTCTGTTACAGGCCCCGCCCACTGGGAG GTGTTGCTGCGGGCCCGTGCCATTGACTCTCAGTGTTACGTAATAGCAGCAGCACAGTGCGGACGCCACCACGAGACAAGAGCAAGCCACGGCCACAGCATGGTGGTAGACCCCTGGGGTACAGTGGTGGCCCGCTGCTCTGAGGGACCAGGCCTCTGCCTTGCCCGAATCGACCTCAACTTTCTGCAACAGATGCGCCAACACCTGCCTGTGTTCCAGCACCGTCGACCTGACCTGTACGGCAGCCTGGGTCCGCTGTCTTAA